In Moorena sp. SIOASIH, the following proteins share a genomic window:
- the hisS gene encoding histidine--tRNA ligase → MGLIQALRGTRDILPEEVGYWQQVEAIAQQILNRAAYREIRPPIFERTELFERGIGEATDVVGKEMYTFNDRATPPRSVTLRPEGTAGVVRAYIQNSLYAAGGVQRLWYTGPMFRYENPQAGRQRQFHQLGVEVIGSRDPRADAEVIAIAIDILNTLGLVNLKLDLNSVGSTEDRQHYRQALVDYLTPYKDELDEDSQDRLTRNPLRILDSKDKRTQEIAQDAPSILDYLSSESQSHFDQVKQLLKDLGISYQLNPRLVRGLDYYTHTAFEIISDDLGAQATVCGGGRYDGLVDELGGNKTPAVGWAIGLERLVILLQQLQASPALALDFYLVSRGEVAQAQGLKLAQQLRKAGLAVELDLSGSAFGKQFKRADRSGAVACLVIGDAEAQSNTVNLKWLASGEQETMSQADLLDKTEQLKGQIEQLR, encoded by the coding sequence ATGGGTTTAATCCAGGCTTTACGAGGAACACGGGATATCCTGCCAGAGGAAGTTGGATATTGGCAGCAAGTAGAAGCGATCGCACAACAGATTCTCAATAGAGCGGCTTATCGAGAAATTCGTCCTCCCATTTTTGAGCGCACGGAACTGTTTGAACGAGGGATTGGGGAAGCTACTGATGTGGTGGGGAAGGAAATGTATACCTTCAACGACCGGGCAACCCCTCCTCGTTCCGTGACACTACGTCCAGAAGGAACAGCAGGAGTAGTGCGAGCTTATATTCAAAATAGCCTCTATGCTGCTGGTGGGGTACAACGCCTCTGGTATACCGGTCCGATGTTTCGCTATGAAAATCCCCAAGCTGGACGACAGCGACAGTTTCATCAATTGGGGGTAGAGGTGATTGGTTCTCGTGATCCGAGGGCAGATGCAGAGGTAATTGCGATCGCAATCGATATCCTCAATACCTTGGGTCTAGTTAACCTGAAACTTGACCTTAATTCTGTCGGTAGTACCGAAGACCGTCAACATTACCGACAGGCCCTGGTAGATTACCTCACTCCTTACAAAGATGAGTTGGACGAAGATTCTCAAGACCGTTTAACTCGCAATCCCCTTAGGATTTTAGATAGTAAAGACAAACGCACTCAAGAGATTGCTCAGGATGCTCCGAGTATATTAGACTATCTCAGTTCAGAGTCCCAAAGTCATTTTGATCAGGTCAAGCAGTTGTTGAAGGATTTAGGGATTAGTTACCAGCTCAATCCTCGCTTGGTGCGGGGGTTGGATTACTACACCCACACTGCCTTTGAAATTATCTCTGATGACTTAGGCGCTCAAGCAACAGTTTGTGGTGGTGGTCGCTATGACGGATTAGTCGATGAATTGGGGGGAAATAAAACTCCAGCCGTTGGTTGGGCGATTGGTTTAGAGCGTTTAGTGATTTTGCTGCAACAACTGCAAGCTTCACCAGCCCTAGCGCTAGATTTTTATCTAGTATCCAGAGGTGAAGTAGCTCAAGCTCAAGGATTGAAACTGGCTCAGCAACTGCGCAAAGCTGGGTTAGCTGTAGAACTGGACTTGAGTGGAAGTGCTTTTGGTAAACAGTTTAAGCGAGCTGACCGCAGTGGTGCGGTGGCTTGTTTAGTGATCGGAGATGCTGAAGCTCAGAGCAACACCGTGAATTTGAAATGGTTGGCCTCTGGGGAACAAGAAACTATGAGCCAAGCTGATTTATTGGATAAAACTGAGCAGTTAAAAGGGCAGATAGAACAATTGCGTTGA